Sequence from the Sphingosinicella ginsenosidimutans genome:
ACGCAGGATGGCGCCGACATTGTGCGGATCGGTGACCTGGTCGAGCACAAGCAGCGGCCGCCCGTCCTCGGCCCGATCCAGCAAATCGGCGAGGAGGATATCATCGAGCCGCTCGACCTCGGCGACCAGCCCCTGGTGCGGCGCGTCCCTGGGCACCAGCCGGCCGAGATCAGCGACATCGGCGAAGGTGACCGGAATCTCCCTCGGGATTTCCAGCATGTCCGCCGCCTCGCGCGTCGCCCAGATGCGCACGAACCTGCGCTCAGGATTGGCGAGGGCGGCGGCGATGGCGTGGCGGCCCCACAGCCGGGGGCGGTTTTCGGGCTTGGAAGCCTGGCGGGCCTTGCGTCGCATCGCCCCGCATTGGCGCGCCGGCGCAAGACTGGCAAGCCGCGCCGCGTTGACAGGCCGCCCTGCTTTCGCCAATAGCGCGCTTCCCATATCGGAAGCCCTCTGGACAGGTGGCCGAGTGGTTAAAGGCAGCAGACTGTAAATCTGCCCGGGTTTCCCGTACGCTGGTTCGAATCCAGCCCTGTCCACCATCCTTCGAGCCGATATGTGCGTCCTCGCCTTCGCCTGGCAGGCCCATCCCGAGTGGCGGCTCGTGGTCGCCGGCAATCGCGACGAGCTTCACGCCCGTCCCGCCGCCGCGCTCGCGCGATGGAGCGAGCGTCCCGACATCCTTGCCGGCCGCGACCTGCGCTCCGGCGGCACCTGGCTCGGCGTCTCGGAAAGCGGCCGCTTTGCCGTCGTCACCAATTTGCGCGGCTTCGGGCCGCCCATGGCCGATCGGGAATCGCGCGGCGCGCTGGTGACCGACATGCTGGACGGCCATGAGCCCGAGCGGCTCGATTCCTTCAATCCGTTCAACCTGATCGCCGCAACCCGCGAGGAGGCGCTGTTCCTCACCAACCGGCCGGAGCCGGTCCGCGCGTCGCTCCCTCCCGGCCTCTACGGCCTTTCCAACGGCAGGCTCGACGAGCCATGGCCCAAGACCGTCCGGCTGAAGCAGCGCCTGCTCGACTGGATCGTCGACGGCGCATCGGCGCCGGAGGCGCTGCTCGACGCGCTCGGCGAGGATCGGCTGCCGACGGCAGGGCTTGCGCCCGCGGCGGCGTCGGAGGTGCCGCAGGAGCCGGCGAACTCACCCATCTTCATCCGCAACCCGGTCTACGGAACCCGGTGCAGCACCGTCGTCGCAATCGCGATGGACGGACGCGGAACGATCATCGAGCGGCGCTTCGACGCCGACGGCGCGACGACCGGGGACACCACGCTCGCCTTTGCCTGGCCGTCCTAGCGCTCGTTCAGGAAGGCGAGGATCGCGTTCACCGTCGCATCAGGCTGCTCCTCCATCAGCCAGTGGCCCGAATTGGCGATGACGAGCGGGCGCACGTTGCTGGCGACGAAGCCGATCTCGGTCGCGAGGACGGCTCCGTAGGAGTGATCGCCCCCGATGGCGAGCACCGGCATTGCGAGCGGTCCCTGGGCAAGGAACGCCTGGTTGTCGGCCCCGTCCCGGTTGAAGGCCGCGAACTGCTCGAATGCGTCGTGAATCGCACGGGGCCGGGCATAGAGCGCGGCATAATGCTGCCGGGTCGCATCATCGATGCGGGACGGATCGGCCGAAAGATCGTTGTAGAAGCGATCGAGCAGGATCCGCTCGCGCCCGGCGACCAGGCGCTCGACATCCGGGCCGCGAAAATTGAAATGCCAGGTCTTCGGATTGCGATACTGGTCGTCCCAATGGCCGATGCCGGGCAAGGGCGCGTCCATCACCACCCAGCGCGTCACCCGGTCGCGATTTTCCGCGATGAAGGCATAGCCGACCATGTTGCCGATATCGTGGGTGACGACCGCCAGGGGCCCATCCTGTCCGAGCGCGTGGAGCATGCGCGCCATGCCTTCGGCCTGGCTCTTTTTGTCGTAGCCATCGT
This genomic interval carries:
- a CDS encoding alpha/beta fold hydrolase gives rise to the protein MLRLLLAAMLIAFAAPCTARVAPFPAAFSVRDVDVGGATLHVRVGGHGPAVLLLHGFGDTGDMWQPLAVRLMADHTVIVPDLRGMGLSSHPDDGYDKKSQAEGMARMLHALGQDGPLAVVTHDIGNMVGYAFIAENRDRVTRWVVMDAPLPGIGHWDDQYRNPKTWHFNFRGPDVERLVAGRERILLDRFYNDLSADPSRIDDATRQHYAALYARPRAIHDAFEQFAAFNRDGADNQAFLAQGPLAMPVLAIGGDHSYGAVLATEIGFVASNVRPLVIANSGHWLMEEQPDATVNAILAFLNER
- a CDS encoding NRDE family protein — encoded protein: MCVLAFAWQAHPEWRLVVAGNRDELHARPAAALARWSERPDILAGRDLRSGGTWLGVSESGRFAVVTNLRGFGPPMADRESRGALVTDMLDGHEPERLDSFNPFNLIAATREEALFLTNRPEPVRASLPPGLYGLSNGRLDEPWPKTVRLKQRLLDWIVDGASAPEALLDALGEDRLPTAGLAPAAASEVPQEPANSPIFIRNPVYGTRCSTVVAIAMDGRGTIIERRFDADGATTGDTTLAFAWPS